From Saccharomyces kudriavzevii IFO 1802 strain IFO1802 genome assembly, chromosome: 13, a single genomic window includes:
- the AVO2 gene encoding Avo2p (similar to Saccharomyces cerevisiae AVO2 (YMR068W); ancestral locus Anc_2.639) → MLKEPSVRLREAIIEGNLLIVKRLLRRNPDLLTNIDSENGWSSLHYASYHGRYLICVYLIQLGHDKHELIKTFKGNTCVHLALMRGHEQTLHLLLQQFPPFINHRGENGRAPIHIACMNDYYQCLSLLIGVGADLWVMDTNGDTPLHVCLEYGSINCMKMLVNEGEISLDDSVRDKGNWKPIDVAQTFEVGNMYSKVLKEVKKKGPPQGAGKKPSSFRTPILNAKAAFEDGPSPVLSMNSPYSLYSNNSPLPVLPRKISTHATGGNNGNRRGSITNPVFNPRKPTLSTDSFSSSSNSSSRIRVNTINNKSTLGGSPKKEPMPESVKHSATPTSPRNNIALINRHLLSNKGNENARVDPQAPADSGDNDGGATIGIGLREDSDENENRYKTKTSRDEPRRRVSLLNIPISKLRNSSNGSIEKC, encoded by the coding sequence TGGATGGAGCTCGCTGCACTATGCCTCGTACCATGGACGGTATCTGATATGCGTGTACTTAATCCAGCTGGGACATGACAAGCATGAGCTGATCAAGACTTTTAAAGGGAATACATGTGTGCACCTGGCGTTGATGAGGGGGCACGAACAGACATTACATTTACTGTTGCAGCAATTCCCGCCCTTTATCAACCATCGCGGTGAGAATGGCAGGGCCCCCATTCATATAGCGTGTATGAACGATTACTACCAGTGCCTGAGTTTATTGATAGGGGTCGGCGCGGATCTATGGGTGATGGACACCAACGGCGACACGCCGCTGCACGTATGCCTGGAGTATGGCAGCATAAATTGCATGAAGATGCTCGTCAACGAGGGTGAAATATCGTTGGACGACAGCGTCAGGGACAAAGGTAACTGGAAACCCATCGATGTAGCACAGACGTTTGAAGTGGGTAATATGTACTCGAAAGTGTTAAAAGAGGTCAAGAAGAAGGGGCCACCGCAAGGTGCCGGCAAGAAACCAAGTTCATTCAGGACCCCTATACTGAATGCGAAGGCCGCCTTTGAGGACGGGCCTTCCCCAGTCTTAAGCATGAACTCGCCCTATTCACTCTATTCCAACAACAGCCCGTTACCGGTACTACCAAGAAAGATATCGACGCATGCCACTGGCGGGAACAATGGCAATCGGAGGGGTTCCATCACAAACCCGGTATTTAACCCGCGAAAACCGACTCTATCTACGGATAGCTTCTCGTCGAGCTCCAATTCCAGCTCGAGGATAAGAGTGAACACTATCAACAATAAGAGCACCTTGGGGGGGTCTCCCAAGAAGGAGCCCATGCCTGAATCGGTGAAACACAGCGCAACACCAACGAGCCCGCGCAACAACATTGCATTGATCAACAGGCACTTACTGTCCAACAAGGGCAACGAGAATGCGAGGGTAGACCCACAGGCGCCAGCGGATAGCGGCGACAACGACGGTGGCGCCACGATAGGCATCGGCCTGAGAGAGGACTCGGATGAGAACGAGAACAGATACAAGACCAAGACAAGCCGTGACGAACCACGAAGACGCGTGTCGCTTCTAAACATACCGATCTCGAAACTGAGAAACAGCAGTAACGGCAGCATAGAAAAGTGTTAA
- the NAT4 gene encoding N-terminal L-serine N(alpha)-acetyltransferase NatD (similar to Saccharomyces cerevisiae NAT4 (YMR069W); ancestral locus Anc_2.532) has translation MFKKFLSICIDEFPETLEYTESNENATVVTTTVLKREIMYIPEENGEVDSIDGPQCTNYNLHKSHGDHVLDSCVQLVDEHLGDKYRRASRTMYGNRIPWKANKLAEMKSAGLLYVSYWGNGALGAFASFMLTEETGLVEGDAAHEVSVPVIYLYEIHVAHAHRGHGLGRRLLERALCEGVARRVRRVRCDFFGVALTVFGDNTRARRLYEAIGFCRAPGSPAPAAPALRPTRHGRKRVVVARDPLYYVYCLHMP, from the coding sequence atgttcaaaaagttcTTGAGTATTTGCATCGACGAGTTTCCTGAGACCCTCGAGTACACGGAAAGCAACGAAAACGCCACCGTCGTCACCACTACCGTCTTGAAACGGGAGATTATGTATATTCCTGAGGAAAACGGAGAGGTTGACAGCATTGACGGCCCCCAGTGCACGAACTATAATCTGCACAAATCTCACGGTGACCACGTGCTCGACTCATGTGTGCAATTAGTGGACGAGCACCTGGGCGACAAGTACCGCCGGGCCTCGCGCACCATGTACGGCAACCGGATACCGTGGAAGGCGAACAAGCTCGCAGAGATGAAAAGTGCGGGCCTCTTGTATGTCAGTTACTGGGGCAACGGTGCGTTGGGCGCGTTTGCCTCATTCATGCTCACCGAGGAAACCGGTCTCGTCGAGGGCGATGCCGCACATGAGGTCAGCGTGCCCGTGATCTACCTTTACGAAATACACGTAGCTCATGCGCACCGCGGTCACGGGCTCGGTCGGCGGCTATTGGAACGCGCGCTGTGCGAGGGCGTAGCCCGACGTGTCCGGCGCGTTCGCTGCGATTTTTTCGGCGTCGCGCTTACCGTATTCGGCGATAACACGCGAGCCCGGCGGCTGTACGAAGCAATAGGATTTTGCCGTGCTCCGGGATCACCCGCACCAGCTGCGCCTGCTCTACGTCCAACACGACATGGCAGAAAACGTGTTGTCGTGGCACGCGATCCGCTGTATTAC